The region TTGGGGATGAGGTTATTTCTGGCAGTCATAACCTATCTGGTTTAGTGCAAATTCGTGTCAACAAGGTGGGGGCGGAAACCCGTTTTGCGCAAATTGTGGGTTTGATGGAAAGTGCCTCCACGACCAAACCCGCTTTGGCACGCTTGGCCGATACCATTGCGAAGCCCTTTTTGATCGGGGTATTGATTGCTGCAGGTTTGGCCTGTGCCTATTGGTGGCAGACCGATCCTGAAAAGGCCTTGATGGTCGCCGTATCTGTTTTGGTGGTGACTTGTCCGTGTGCTTTGTCTCTAGCTACACCGGCGGCAATGTTGTCTGCAGCCGGTGCGCTCGCAAAACGTGGTGTTTTGGTCCGTCGACTGGAGGCTTTTGAGTCGCTGGCTGCAATCGATACGGTGATGTTTGATAAAACTGGTACATTGACCCGGGATGCTATGGTGCTGGCACGGATGAGCGTTCGAAGTGGTATTGTTGAGCAGCATGCGTTATCTATGGCCGCAGCTTTGGCTCAGTATTCATTGCATCCGGTTTCCAGAGCCATTGAATCTGCATTCAATTTGACGGCCTCGCATGAAAAATGGATCGTCAATCAAGTTTCAGAAATTTCCGGGCAGGGCATTCTCGGGTTTGTCCGTGCAGTCGACTCATCTGTTTTGGGTAGATATTTACGGTTTGGTTCAGCTGATTTTTGTGGTGTGACTACATCCAATACTGATGCGCTACAGGTTCATTTGAGCGATGAAGATGGCTGGCTGGCAAGTTTTGAATTTCAGGAGGATATTCGACCAGATGCTTCTGATACGGTGGCTGCTTTGCAACACGAAGGGATTCGCGTGAATTTGCTCTCTGGTGATGCCAGTGATGCTGCGAATCGTGTAGCCGCCCAAGTCGGTATCACGGAAGTCAGAGGACATTGTTCCCCACAGGACAAACTTGATTTTTTGCGGGACGCTCAAGTGCAAGGGCATAGAGTTGCCGTTGTTGGTGATGGGTTGAATGACGGTCCAGTGTTGGCCGGTGCGCATGTCTCTTTTGCTTTTGGTCAAGCCGTGCCATTGGCCCAGGCACAAGCAGATTTTTTGGTTTCAAGCAGCCGGTTGACCCATGTGGTGGATGCCTTGTTGTTGTCCCGGCGAACCTTGACTGTGGTACGTCAAAATCTCTGGTGGGCTGCCGTTTACAACGCAGTATGTGTTCCACTGGCGGTTTTAGGTTTATTACC is a window of Rhodoferax lithotrophicus DNA encoding:
- a CDS encoding heavy metal translocating P-type ATPase; translated protein: MALQAKPDALDTLQLLDDEQEWTAFSRASASQQGCWESNVLIEGMHCAACALSIEDALKTVPGVLNAEVSAGSHRAKVVWASDRVVPSGWMQAVQRAGYRAVPANDAFARERRQTQARMALWRMMVAGLCMMQVMMYAYPAYSAGPGDLSAEMEQLLRWASWVLSLPVLIFSCGPFFKNAWRDVLHRSVSMDLPVALGMLITFAVSTAGTFEPKGMFGAEVYFDSFTMFVFFLLFGRWLELRLRDKTAGALEALMNRLPDSVNRLKEDGSYERVPVRRLRVSDVIRVLPGESFAADGIVLQGSTSVDESLLTGESRPLSRGIGDEVISGSHNLSGLVQIRVNKVGAETRFAQIVGLMESASTTKPALARLADTIAKPFLIGVLIAAGLACAYWWQTDPEKALMVAVSVLVVTCPCALSLATPAAMLSAAGALAKRGVLVRRLEAFESLAAIDTVMFDKTGTLTRDAMVLARMSVRSGIVEQHALSMAAALAQYSLHPVSRAIESAFNLTASHEKWIVNQVSEISGQGILGFVRAVDSSVLGRYLRFGSADFCGVTTSNTDALQVHLSDEDGWLASFEFQEDIRPDASDTVAALQHEGIRVNLLSGDASDAANRVAAQVGITEVRGHCSPQDKLDFLRDAQVQGHRVAVVGDGLNDGPVLAGAHVSFAFGQAVPLAQAQADFLVSSSRLTHVVDALLLSRRTLTVVRQNLWWAAVYNAVCVPLAVLGLLPAWLAGLGMAGSSLLVVLNALKLSKNFEFKRKN